Proteins co-encoded in one Bremerella sp. TYQ1 genomic window:
- a CDS encoding 2-oxoglutarate dehydrogenase E1 component, with protein sequence MISESAPRQEKAKSADEVDLACYNATYVEQLLQKYLDDRNGVPDNWREFFDRQAAENGISAAELGSHGPTFQPRSIFRESSGGDAGGPVNGTVGNVKLQKVQYRADQLVHGYRSRGHYNAKLDPLKLNKQIPTPLSLEAFGLSKSDLEERVYYTSGEKIEQITLRDLVKRLDDLYCKHIGYQFTHIDELDVQQWLVDRIERQSHIKELPNTVQRQILQGLTEATVFEEFVRKKYVGAKTFSLFGSEMLIPMLDLLVDRAAENNVREVVLGMPHRGRLNVLTNIIGQPPRELFAQFNDVDFHQFIGGGDVKYHLGNSVDKVTSSGNEVHLSLSFNPSHLEFINPVVLGRLRAKQDRTGDFNRRRGMAVLIHGDAAFIGEGVVQETLNLSQLEGYKVGGTVHVIVNNQIGFTTSIDQSRSTRYCTDIARMLQIPIFHVNGDDPEAVADVVSMAMDFREKFQRDVIIDLVCYRRLGHNEADEPSFTQPMMYKAIDKQPPIRDSYLDRLVEQNRISTEEANEMSDKYQEFLKSEYDIAQEMKERSLRRPEGVWEEFDGGLEPTSQDPEHDPADECPETRISTERSGEILRMLASIPEDFHRNRKLGRIADQRREMADGERMLDWASAEALAFATLSMEGHRIRLSGQDCQRGTFNQRHAVLHDVNDGHEHSIFSNLSPKQAPVEIVNSPLSEAGVLGFDYGYSLDYPNALVAWEAQFGDFSNAAQVIIDQFMASAEDKWRRLSGLVLLLPHGYEGQGPEHSSARLERFLWLAAEDNIQVAIPTTPAQYFHVLRRQMKRSWKKPLILFTPKSLLRHPAAVSSLEELANNKFERIIKDNRENPEKTTRVIMCSGKVYYDLAHYREEHQRHDVAIIRVEQPYPLKNHTVQAVLDQYEDGVPLYWVQEEPDNMGVWPYWKLRYGHRMFERFPLSVIARETSSSPATGSKAAHEYEQQQLLERAFNDT encoded by the coding sequence ATGATCTCAGAAAGTGCTCCCCGGCAGGAGAAGGCCAAATCGGCGGACGAGGTCGATCTGGCATGTTACAACGCCACCTATGTCGAACAGCTTTTGCAGAAATATCTGGATGACCGCAACGGTGTTCCAGATAACTGGCGCGAATTCTTCGACCGGCAAGCCGCCGAGAATGGTATTTCGGCGGCCGAACTTGGTTCGCACGGACCGACGTTTCAACCGCGAAGTATCTTTCGCGAGTCGAGCGGTGGTGACGCTGGCGGTCCCGTCAACGGGACCGTAGGCAACGTCAAGCTGCAAAAAGTGCAGTACCGTGCCGATCAGCTGGTCCATGGCTATCGCTCGCGCGGGCACTACAACGCCAAGCTCGACCCTTTGAAGCTGAACAAGCAGATTCCAACGCCTCTTTCGCTAGAAGCGTTCGGCTTGAGCAAAAGCGATCTGGAAGAACGCGTCTATTACACCAGCGGCGAAAAGATCGAACAGATCACGCTTCGCGACCTGGTGAAGCGTCTGGACGATCTGTACTGCAAACACATTGGCTACCAGTTCACGCATATCGACGAACTGGACGTCCAGCAATGGCTGGTCGACCGAATCGAACGCCAATCGCACATCAAAGAACTGCCTAACACGGTTCAAAGGCAAATTCTGCAAGGCCTGACCGAGGCGACCGTCTTCGAAGAATTCGTTCGTAAAAAGTACGTCGGAGCCAAGACGTTCTCGCTGTTCGGCTCGGAAATGTTGATTCCGATGCTCGATCTGTTGGTCGACCGTGCCGCGGAAAACAACGTTCGTGAAGTCGTTCTGGGGATGCCGCACCGCGGTCGTTTGAACGTGCTGACGAATATCATCGGTCAGCCGCCACGCGAACTGTTCGCCCAGTTTAATGATGTCGACTTCCACCAGTTCATCGGTGGTGGCGACGTGAAGTACCACTTGGGGAACAGCGTCGACAAAGTGACGTCGTCGGGCAACGAAGTGCACCTTTCGCTTTCGTTCAATCCGAGCCACTTGGAGTTCATCAACCCGGTGGTGCTCGGCCGTTTGCGTGCCAAGCAAGACCGAACCGGCGACTTCAACCGTCGCCGCGGGATGGCCGTGCTGATCCATGGCGACGCGGCGTTCATCGGGGAAGGGGTCGTGCAAGAAACGTTGAACCTGAGCCAACTGGAAGGTTACAAAGTTGGTGGTACGGTACACGTTATAGTGAACAATCAGATCGGCTTTACCACTTCGATCGACCAGTCGCGCAGTACGCGATACTGCACCGACATCGCTCGCATGCTGCAAATCCCGATCTTCCACGTCAATGGCGACGACCCGGAAGCGGTTGCCGATGTGGTTTCGATGGCGATGGACTTCCGTGAGAAGTTCCAGCGCGACGTCATCATCGACTTGGTCTGCTACCGTCGTCTCGGCCATAACGAAGCGGACGAACCAAGCTTCACTCAGCCGATGATGTACAAAGCGATCGATAAGCAGCCTCCTATCCGCGATAGCTACTTGGATCGTCTGGTTGAGCAGAATCGGATTTCGACCGAAGAAGCCAACGAGATGTCGGACAAGTACCAGGAGTTCCTCAAAAGCGAATACGATATCGCCCAGGAAATGAAGGAACGCTCACTGCGTCGTCCTGAAGGTGTGTGGGAGGAATTCGACGGCGGTCTGGAACCGACTTCGCAAGATCCTGAACACGACCCGGCCGACGAATGCCCAGAAACACGGATTTCGACCGAACGTTCTGGCGAGATCCTGCGGATGCTGGCTTCTATTCCAGAAGACTTCCATCGCAACCGTAAGCTGGGGCGAATTGCCGATCAACGACGCGAGATGGCGGATGGCGAACGAATGCTCGATTGGGCATCCGCCGAAGCGCTCGCGTTTGCCACGCTGTCGATGGAAGGGCACCGCATTCGTCTGTCCGGCCAGGACTGTCAACGTGGTACGTTCAATCAGCGGCATGCGGTGCTGCATGACGTGAACGATGGTCACGAGCACAGCATCTTCTCGAATCTTTCGCCGAAGCAGGCCCCCGTTGAGATCGTCAACAGTCCGCTTAGCGAAGCTGGCGTGCTGGGCTTTGACTACGGTTACAGCCTCGACTACCCAAATGCGTTGGTCGCATGGGAAGCTCAGTTTGGCGACTTCAGCAACGCCGCCCAGGTGATCATCGACCAGTTCATGGCTAGTGCCGAAGATAAATGGCGCCGCCTGAGTGGTTTGGTACTGTTGCTTCCACACGGCTACGAAGGGCAAGGGCCGGAACACTCCAGCGCTCGCTTGGAACGCTTCCTCTGGTTGGCGGCCGAAGACAACATTCAAGTGGCCATTCCAACCACCCCGGCTCAGTACTTCCATGTGCTGCGTCGCCAAATGAAACGTTCGTGGAAGAAGCCGTTAATTCTTTTCACACCGAAAAGCCTGCTGCGTCATCCTGCGGCGGTCTCTTCGCTGGAAGAATTGGCCAATAACAAGTTCGAGCGAATCATCAAAGACAATCGCGAGAACCCTGAAAAGACGACTCGCGTGATCATGTGCAGCGGCAAGGTTTACTACGACCTGGCCCACTACCGCGAAGAACATCAGCGGCATGATGTAGCGATTATTCGTGTTGAACAGCCTTACCCGCTGAAGAACCACACCGTTCAAGCGGTTCTCGATCAATATGAAGACGGCGTCCCCTTGTATTGGGTCCAGGAAGAACCCGACAATATGGGCGTTTGGCCTTACTGGAAATTACGATATGGGCATCGTATGTTCGAGCGATTCCCACTTTCCGTCATCGCCCGGGAAACATCTTCCAGCCCGGCAACCGGATCCAAAGCGGCTCACGAGTACGAGCAGCAACAACTACTCGAACGAGCCTTTAATGACACCTAG
- the odhB gene encoding 2-oxoglutarate dehydrogenase complex dihydrolipoyllysine-residue succinyltransferase → MTIELKVPESGESIQEVQILKWLKSEGDNVQEDEDVVELETDKASMDLAAPANCTLQKILKQEGEIVNVGEVIALFEEGGGKPAAKKEKKEKKTEVPKKEPAAAAAKKDGSASSSSGDEVQATPSGRRELLKHGLSPTDVAPPGKTIRREDVEKYVQSISSRPTAGSGNQNESEMEEVIPMSLIRRRIASKLVEAQQKAALLTTFNQVDMSYVMDLRKRHGESFQKRYGVKLGFMSFFTKALIDALKAHPELNAEIRDETNIVYRNYFHIGIAVGSGKGLVVPVLKFAERMSFAEIEQSIQEFAGRAKSNQLKPEELSGGTFTISNGGVYGSMLSTPIVNPPQSGVLGMHAIEERPVAVNGQVVIRPMMYLALTYDHRIVDGREAVTFLRRIKEAIEEPSRMLIEA, encoded by the coding sequence ATGACCATCGAATTGAAAGTGCCCGAATCGGGCGAGTCGATTCAGGAAGTGCAAATCCTGAAGTGGCTGAAGAGCGAGGGGGACAACGTCCAAGAAGATGAGGACGTTGTGGAGTTGGAAACCGACAAGGCTTCCATGGACCTCGCTGCTCCGGCCAACTGCACATTGCAGAAGATCCTGAAGCAGGAAGGCGAGATCGTCAATGTTGGCGAAGTGATCGCTCTCTTTGAAGAAGGTGGCGGCAAGCCTGCAGCCAAGAAAGAAAAGAAAGAGAAAAAGACCGAAGTGCCTAAGAAGGAACCGGCTGCCGCAGCTGCGAAGAAGGATGGCAGCGCCAGTTCTTCTTCCGGTGACGAAGTGCAAGCGACTCCTTCCGGCCGTCGCGAACTTCTCAAGCATGGTCTTTCGCCGACTGACGTTGCCCCTCCCGGTAAGACGATTCGTCGCGAAGACGTCGAAAAGTACGTGCAGTCGATTTCGAGCCGTCCGACCGCTGGTTCCGGCAACCAGAACGAATCGGAGATGGAAGAGGTCATTCCGATGAGCCTCATCCGTCGCCGCATCGCGAGCAAGCTGGTCGAAGCCCAGCAAAAAGCGGCGTTGCTGACGACGTTCAACCAGGTCGACATGTCGTATGTCATGGACCTGCGAAAGCGACACGGCGAATCGTTCCAAAAGCGTTACGGCGTGAAGCTCGGTTTCATGTCGTTCTTCACCAAGGCGTTGATCGACGCTTTGAAGGCGCATCCGGAATTGAATGCCGAAATTCGTGACGAAACGAATATCGTTTACCGCAATTACTTCCACATCGGAATCGCCGTCGGCTCGGGCAAGGGTCTCGTCGTTCCAGTTCTGAAGTTTGCCGAACGAATGAGTTTCGCCGAGATCGAACAGTCGATCCAAGAGTTCGCCGGACGAGCTAAGAGCAACCAGCTGAAACCGGAAGAGCTTTCCGGCGGTACGTTCACCATCAGCAACGGTGGCGTCTACGGCTCGATGCTCTCGACTCCGATCGTCAATCCACCGCAAAGTGGCGTCCTCGGGATGCATGCCATCGAAGAACGTCCTGTCGCGGTGAACGGCCAAGTGGTCATTCGCCCGATGATGTACCTGGCGTTGACCTACGATCACCGTATTGTCGACGGCCGCGAAGCGGTGACCTTCCTGCGACGTATCAAGGAAGCAATCGAAGAACCTTCGCGAATGCTGATCGAGGCTTAA
- a CDS encoding GlsB/YeaQ/YmgE family stress response membrane protein yields the protein MSRHCTVAIYDDFEAAKQAVTTLDESKFPSDQVSLVANSVHDDLPSTTSLQYGDESDKDAALGAGVGGLVGFFMAAPLLTIPGFGLMLIAGPITAGLTGAIVGGFLGSMIGWGVHEDHVAEYEEEVRKGSFLVVANGDPFETDYAKQILDQTNARSVTQHVRESADSVEP from the coding sequence ATGTCCAGACACTGTACCGTTGCTATCTACGACGATTTCGAGGCTGCTAAGCAAGCAGTGACAACGCTTGATGAAAGCAAATTTCCATCCGATCAAGTTTCGTTGGTGGCAAATAGCGTCCACGACGATCTTCCGTCGACCACTTCACTGCAATATGGCGACGAGTCGGACAAAGATGCCGCGTTGGGGGCTGGTGTGGGGGGCCTGGTGGGGTTCTTTATGGCGGCGCCGCTGCTCACGATCCCAGGCTTTGGACTCATGCTGATTGCCGGTCCCATTACGGCTGGGCTAACAGGCGCGATTGTGGGAGGTTTCCTGGGATCGATGATCGGTTGGGGCGTGCATGAAGATCATGTTGCAGAATACGAAGAGGAAGTCCGCAAAGGTAGTTTCCTTGTCGTGGCCAACGGCGACCCGTTCGAGACCGATTACGCCAAACAGATACTCGACCAAACGAATGCCCGATCGGTTACGCAGCACGTCCGTGAGAGTGCCGATAGCGTCGAGCCGTAG
- a CDS encoding vitamin K epoxide reductase family protein — translation MHTASQDAKPLPTDEHHPVSPWSYNPSAWSQRVPVCVLAFFATLIASHLAAFQWGLIGYVWDPFFGEQSANVIGSDIAKKMDRWVGVPDAALGAIAYLGDAIFGLAGSTRRWYERPWIVILFGIDVIPLGIVSVILVLLQTFVLGQWCFLCLVTAGISLTLVYLAYDEVYSSLLFLWKVWKAEHHVGSLWKALCGYPTPSSQRVIAEMTSVESREGS, via the coding sequence ATGCATACCGCTTCCCAAGATGCGAAACCGCTCCCAACCGACGAGCATCATCCCGTTTCGCCCTGGTCGTACAACCCATCGGCTTGGTCGCAACGGGTTCCAGTTTGCGTGCTGGCATTTTTCGCCACGCTGATTGCGTCGCACCTGGCCGCTTTTCAGTGGGGATTGATAGGATACGTCTGGGACCCGTTCTTTGGCGAGCAAAGCGCTAACGTCATCGGATCTGACATTGCTAAGAAGATGGATCGCTGGGTAGGCGTTCCCGACGCTGCACTCGGCGCGATCGCTTATCTAGGCGACGCCATCTTTGGTTTGGCAGGTTCGACACGGCGTTGGTACGAGCGGCCATGGATCGTGATCCTCTTTGGCATCGACGTCATTCCACTCGGAATCGTCAGCGTCATTCTTGTATTGCTTCAGACGTTTGTCCTTGGGCAATGGTGTTTCCTTTGCTTAGTCACCGCCGGGATCTCGTTAACGCTGGTCTATTTGGCATACGACGAAGTTTACTCTTCCCTGCTCTTTCTGTGGAAAGTGTGGAAGGCGGAACACCACGTTGGTTCATTGTGGAAGGCGCTGTGCGGATATCCTACGCCATCGTCACAACGTGTCATCGCAGAAATGACATCGGTTGAGTCGCGAGAAGGAAGTTGA
- a CDS encoding NAD(P)-dependent oxidoreductase, producing MDSPQIQRPVVLVTGSGGLIGSRLVPALRKRYTVVGMDLHPPEEKEADADHWIQADLTDDESVAEAIAELQANHGSHLASVVHLAAYYDFSGKESPLYEELTVEGTRRLMQHLQPLEVEQFQFTSSLLVMKSAKVGDKLTEKSPTQAEWAYPESKLKTEKVLQQEHGDIPTLILRIAGVYDAHGHSLPITHQVQRIYEKQLESYFFPGDEKCGQSFVHLDDLANCMVAAVDRRNQLPDFKTLLIGEEDVMSYGELQDLIGQELHGREWPTIRIPAGIAKAGAWFKQQMASSPEEEPFIKPWMVDLADQNYPIDPTEAKQCLGWKPTHTLRGTLPTMLANLKANPSAFYKMNKLGPLEMSEAKG from the coding sequence ATGGATTCACCGCAGATTCAACGACCTGTCGTTCTCGTCACCGGTAGTGGTGGCTTGATCGGATCTCGCTTAGTTCCGGCGTTACGAAAACGCTATACCGTCGTTGGGATGGACCTTCATCCGCCGGAAGAGAAAGAGGCAGACGCCGATCATTGGATTCAAGCCGATCTGACCGACGATGAAAGTGTCGCCGAGGCAATCGCCGAACTGCAGGCCAACCATGGTAGCCATCTCGCCAGTGTGGTTCATCTCGCCGCATATTACGACTTTTCCGGCAAAGAGAGTCCTCTGTACGAAGAATTGACCGTCGAAGGAACACGCCGGTTGATGCAGCATCTACAGCCGTTGGAAGTCGAGCAGTTCCAGTTCACCAGCAGTTTGCTGGTCATGAAGTCTGCCAAAGTTGGCGACAAGCTCACCGAGAAGTCACCAACCCAGGCCGAATGGGCCTATCCCGAATCAAAGCTCAAGACGGAAAAAGTGCTCCAGCAGGAACATGGCGACATCCCAACGCTCATTTTGCGAATTGCTGGGGTTTATGACGCGCATGGGCATTCGCTCCCAATCACCCACCAGGTGCAGCGTATTTACGAAAAGCAGCTTGAGAGCTATTTCTTCCCAGGTGACGAGAAGTGCGGCCAATCGTTCGTCCATCTCGACGATCTCGCTAATTGCATGGTCGCCGCGGTTGATCGCCGCAATCAGCTTCCCGACTTCAAAACTCTATTGATTGGGGAAGAAGACGTCATGAGCTACGGCGAACTCCAAGATCTAATCGGTCAGGAGCTGCACGGAAGAGAATGGCCGACCATCCGCATTCCAGCCGGAATCGCCAAAGCGGGCGCATGGTTCAAGCAGCAAATGGCTTCCTCTCCAGAGGAAGAGCCTTTCATCAAGCCCTGGATGGTCGATCTTGCCGACCAAAACTATCCGATCGATCCAACCGAAGCAAAACAATGTCTCGGATGGAAGCCCACCCATACGTTACGAGGAACGCTTCCTACGATGTTGGCAAACCTAAAGGCAAATCCTTCGGCGTTCTACAAGATGAATAAGCTGGGACCGCTGGAAATGAGTGAGGCAAAGGGGTAG
- the pstS gene encoding phosphate ABC transporter substrate-binding protein PstS → MDFESILKDNLEPLVGIRQVMQNTLSNLGSCLALAAMMVATVGCTGGNTGGTPSGDGGGDSGEMIKLQGAGASFPAPLYMSWFKTYSNEHDDVQIDYQSVGSGSGVSAVIDGTVDFGASDAAMKEDEMAKVERGVQLLPMTAGAIVLAYNLDGVDELKLSREAYTAIFLGEITKWNDPKIAATNEGVDLPDQEINVIVRSDSSGTTYNFTKHLAEINETFKNDVGVNKAPNWPVGTKSKGNEGVTTSLKQTPGSLGYVEYGYADKAKLSMASLENKANKYVKPSIKSAQAALAGVDFPETLIAFLPDPEGEDSWPIVTYTWIIAYKTYDDEKKMEVFKEVIKYCLTEGQKSSEDLGYIPLPEEVTTKVTAALDNISAK, encoded by the coding sequence ATGGATTTTGAATCGATCTTGAAAGACAACTTGGAACCATTAGTGGGGATTCGACAAGTCATGCAAAACACTCTGTCAAACTTGGGCTCCTGTCTCGCCCTGGCTGCCATGATGGTTGCCACGGTTGGCTGTACCGGCGGAAACACTGGTGGCACACCATCTGGCGATGGTGGCGGCGACTCTGGCGAAATGATCAAGCTGCAAGGTGCCGGGGCCAGTTTTCCTGCTCCGCTTTACATGTCTTGGTTCAAGACCTACTCGAACGAACACGACGACGTTCAAATCGACTATCAATCGGTCGGTAGCGGTTCCGGCGTGAGTGCTGTGATCGACGGTACCGTCGACTTCGGTGCCAGCGATGCGGCAATGAAAGAAGACGAGATGGCCAAAGTCGAACGTGGCGTTCAGCTGCTGCCGATGACTGCCGGTGCCATTGTGTTGGCTTACAACTTGGACGGCGTCGACGAGCTGAAGCTCTCCCGCGAAGCTTACACCGCCATCTTCCTGGGTGAAATCACCAAGTGGAACGATCCCAAGATCGCCGCCACCAACGAAGGCGTTGACCTTCCCGATCAAGAGATCAACGTGATCGTTCGCTCCGATTCCAGCGGTACGACCTACAACTTCACCAAGCACCTGGCCGAGATCAACGAAACGTTCAAAAACGACGTTGGCGTCAACAAAGCTCCTAACTGGCCAGTTGGTACCAAGTCGAAGGGCAACGAAGGCGTCACCACTTCGCTGAAGCAAACGCCAGGCTCGCTTGGTTACGTCGAGTACGGCTACGCCGATAAAGCGAAGCTTTCGATGGCAAGCCTCGAAAACAAAGCCAACAAATACGTCAAGCCTTCGATTAAATCGGCTCAAGCCGCTTTGGCTGGCGTCGATTTCCCAGAAACGCTGATCGCCTTCCTGCCTGACCCTGAAGGGGAAGACTCGTGGCCGATCGTCACGTATACGTGGATCATCGCTTACAAGACGTACGATGACGAAAAGAAGATGGAAGTCTTCAAGGAAGTCATTAAGTACTGCCTGACCGAAGGGCAGAAGTCGAGCGAAGACCTCGGTTACATTCCGCTGCCGGAAGAAGTAACCACGAAAGTGACCGCGGCGTTGGATAACATCTCCGCGAAGTAA
- the pstC gene encoding phosphate ABC transporter permease subunit PstC, with product MAYIVIQITWKASPAIQEYGASFLTGKTWDPNKEEYGILPEIWGTLYSSLLALLIGSLFGVAVAVFLSEGYLGNFVFQILKLFGVQFHRFWGKLPNWTEATLKNLVELLAAIPSVVYGLWGIFVVIPLMRDSCVWLHDNMGWFPLFGTRFQGPGMLPASFVLAIMILPTISAISRDALVAVPPKLREASYGLGATRWETIMSVVLPTASGGIFGGIVLAFGRALGETMALAMLVGNMNTISFSLFSPANTLAALLANNFSEAGSDEMKVGVLMYAGLVLMAITLVVNIIGSLILQRATAGLKGMR from the coding sequence ATGGCCTACATTGTGATCCAGATCACTTGGAAGGCGAGCCCAGCGATCCAAGAGTACGGGGCCAGCTTTCTTACCGGTAAGACTTGGGACCCCAACAAGGAAGAGTATGGCATTCTTCCGGAGATCTGGGGAACACTCTACAGCTCGCTGCTGGCCTTGTTGATCGGCTCGCTCTTTGGCGTTGCCGTGGCTGTGTTTTTGAGCGAAGGATATCTCGGGAATTTCGTTTTCCAGATCCTGAAACTGTTCGGCGTTCAGTTCCACCGCTTTTGGGGCAAGCTCCCCAATTGGACCGAAGCAACGCTAAAAAACCTCGTCGAATTGCTCGCGGCCATTCCTAGTGTGGTCTATGGCTTGTGGGGAATCTTCGTGGTCATTCCCTTAATGCGAGATTCGTGCGTCTGGCTGCACGACAACATGGGTTGGTTTCCGCTGTTTGGTACCCGATTCCAAGGGCCCGGCATGCTGCCAGCTTCGTTTGTCCTGGCCATCATGATTTTGCCGACCATCTCCGCGATCAGCCGCGACGCCCTTGTGGCGGTCCCACCGAAGCTACGTGAAGCATCTTACGGACTTGGAGCGACACGCTGGGAGACAATCATGTCGGTCGTTCTGCCAACTGCCTCTGGTGGTATCTTTGGTGGAATCGTACTGGCGTTTGGCCGTGCTTTGGGCGAAACGATGGCCTTGGCAATGCTTGTCGGCAATATGAATACAATCAGCTTCTCCCTGTTTTCCCCCGCAAATACATTGGCAGCGTTGCTGGCCAACAACTTCTCGGAAGCAGGCAGCGACGAAATGAAAGTGGGCGTGCTGATGTACGCCGGACTTGTGCTGATGGCCATTACCCTGGTGGTGAACATCATCGGATCCTTGATCCTGCAACGGGCAACGGCTGGCCTGAAAGGAATGCGATAA
- the pstA gene encoding phosphate ABC transporter permease PstA: MASPNSKPAPTTDIDISRLERSLRKPRTLLSMFLSFITATMTFMALVPLFSVVFMLFYRGASKLTLSNFYELPPTAFEEGGGFGNALVGTLIMVALAALISVPFGIMASIFLAELGRNSKSASIVRFCAKVLSGFPSILAGVFAYGAVVLVTGGFSAYAGGVALSILMLPVVMLTSEEAIRMVPSRMKEASIGMGATQTQTMWYVTLPTALPGIITGVMLAVARAAGETAPLLFTALFSNYWLMAKWDVELNQPTASMAVLIYNFSSSFVDNQKEMAWSASLVLVLVVLVTNLIGKSLSQNSGPRR; encoded by the coding sequence ATGGCATCTCCTAACTCCAAACCAGCTCCCACGACCGACATTGATATTAGCCGGCTCGAACGTTCGTTGCGAAAGCCTCGGACGCTGCTGAGCATGTTTCTCAGCTTCATCACAGCGACGATGACGTTTATGGCCCTCGTGCCGCTGTTTTCGGTCGTCTTTATGCTGTTTTACCGAGGTGCTTCGAAGCTGACGCTCTCTAACTTCTACGAACTGCCACCGACCGCCTTTGAAGAAGGGGGCGGATTTGGCAATGCGTTAGTTGGAACGCTGATTATGGTGGCTCTTGCAGCCCTGATCAGCGTGCCATTTGGCATCATGGCGTCGATATTTTTGGCCGAATTAGGCAGGAACAGCAAATCGGCAAGTATCGTACGGTTTTGCGCGAAGGTTTTAAGCGGATTTCCCTCCATTCTGGCTGGTGTGTTCGCCTACGGGGCCGTTGTTCTGGTCACCGGGGGATTCTCAGCCTATGCGGGGGGCGTAGCGTTGTCGATTTTGATGCTGCCGGTCGTCATGCTTACCTCGGAAGAGGCAATCCGCATGGTCCCTTCTCGCATGAAAGAAGCTTCAATCGGTATGGGCGCCACGCAAACTCAAACGATGTGGTATGTCACATTGCCAACTGCATTGCCGGGCATCATTACTGGGGTTATGCTGGCAGTTGCACGGGCTGCGGGGGAAACGGCTCCCCTCTTGTTTACCGCACTGTTTAGCAACTATTGGCTGATGGCCAAATGGGACGTGGAGTTAAATCAACCGACCGCTTCGATGGCTGTCCTGATTTACAACTTCTCCTCGTCATTTGTCGATAATCAAAAGGAGATGGCCTGGTCGGCGTCGCTAGTCTTGGTACTAGTGGTGTTGGTGACCAACCTGATCGGCAAGAGCCTCTCCCAGAACAGCGGTCCGCGACGTTAA
- the pstB gene encoding phosphate ABC transporter ATP-binding protein PstB, with protein MIADQANETVIDCDVKELYYGNFKAVRDTRIPIKHGQITAFIGPSGCGKSTVLRCLNRMNDLIRGFRFEGHVHFRGQDIYSPTIDPVAVRRHIGMVFQQPNPFAMSIYKNITYGLRINGYRGNYDEVVERALRGAALWDEVKDKLKQSGLSLSGGQQQRLCIARAIAVEPEVLLMDEPCSALDPIATRKIEELMKELKKKYTIAIVTHNMQQAQRVADQTAFLYVDTTQGGRTGYLVEHEETKRLFEDPQQEYTRQYIRGEFS; from the coding sequence ATGATCGCAGATCAAGCCAACGAAACCGTCATCGATTGCGACGTCAAAGAGCTTTACTACGGCAATTTCAAAGCCGTACGTGATACTCGTATCCCCATCAAACATGGTCAGATCACTGCGTTCATTGGCCCATCTGGGTGCGGCAAAAGCACCGTGCTGCGATGCCTGAACCGCATGAACGACCTGATCCGTGGCTTCCGCTTCGAGGGTCACGTTCACTTTCGCGGCCAAGACATTTACAGCCCGACGATCGATCCTGTCGCCGTTCGCCGCCATATCGGAATGGTGTTCCAGCAGCCGAACCCGTTCGCGATGAGCATCTATAAGAACATTACCTACGGGCTGCGAATCAATGGCTATCGCGGCAATTACGACGAAGTGGTCGAACGGGCCCTTCGTGGTGCGGCGTTGTGGGACGAAGTGAAGGACAAGCTCAAGCAAAGCGGTCTTTCGCTTTCCGGCGGCCAGCAGCAGCGGCTTTGTATCGCTCGTGCGATTGCCGTCGAGCCTGAAGTGCTGTTGATGGACGAGCCATGCTCGGCCCTTGATCCGATCGCAACGCGTAAGATCGAAGAGCTGATGAAAGAGCTCAAGAAGAAGTACACGATCGCCATCGTCACGCACAATATGCAGCAAGCCCAACGCGTGGCGGATCAAACGGCATTTCTGTACGTCGACACCACCCAAGGCGGCCGCACCGGCTATCTTGTCGAGCACGAAGAAACGAAGCGTCTCTTTGAAGACCCTCAGCAAGAATACACGCGGCAGTACATCCGCGGTGAATTCAGCTAA